In Leptodesmis sichuanensis A121, the following are encoded in one genomic region:
- the def gene encoding peptide deformylase: MSITSMTAEVLVEKKKLAKAPLDIHRLGDRVLRQPAKRVAKIDAEIKQLIREMLRTMYSSDGIGLAAPQVAIHKQVIVVDCDPEEATKPPLVLINPTITQASRDITVTQEGCLSIPGVYLDVKRPAAVEVSYKDEHGRPQRLSATGLLACCIQHEIDHLNGVLFVDRVENALLLNQELTKHGFSGKAVKSLV; this comes from the coding sequence TTGAGTATCACATCCATGACGGCTGAGGTTTTGGTAGAGAAGAAAAAGCTGGCGAAAGCCCCTCTGGACATTCATCGTCTGGGCGATCGCGTGTTACGCCAGCCAGCAAAGCGAGTGGCAAAGATTGACGCTGAAATTAAGCAGCTTATTCGGGAGATGCTGCGGACAATGTATAGTTCTGATGGCATTGGACTGGCGGCTCCGCAAGTGGCAATTCACAAACAAGTGATTGTGGTGGATTGTGACCCGGAGGAAGCCACCAAGCCACCGTTGGTGCTGATTAATCCCACAATTACTCAGGCCAGTCGAGATATTACCGTAACCCAGGAAGGCTGCCTGAGTATTCCTGGGGTGTACCTGGATGTCAAGCGGCCTGCAGCCGTCGAAGTGTCTTATAAGGATGAGCATGGTCGTCCGCAGCGGCTATCGGCTACGGGTCTACTAGCCTGCTGTATTCAGCATGAAATTGACCATTTGAACGGGGTGCTGTTTGTAGACCGGGTGGAAAATGCTCTGCTCTTGAATCAGGAGCTAACCAAGCATGGATTTTCCGGTAAAGCGGTGAAGTCGCTGGTCTGA